A section of the Ranitomeya imitator isolate aRanImi1 chromosome 7, aRanImi1.pri, whole genome shotgun sequence genome encodes:
- the IL21R gene encoding interleukin-21 receptor, whose product MMKNKSRGPGAALILLVWGCMAAISQCCQDLHCVIDFIDTLACEYREDKSLNTSVSHTMSANWTFEELYETCILVECEKKHEYICNIDMEDFSVDGNCTLTITTNINGRYHSNQICKLFMIGHHFKPVPPFNLTVSLSENYNISWETYYDNHLMRGGELAYELSYKKDEESWLDQKTIQVLEDDKNVVLLRSYFQPSEQYVARIRAHPRKTSIYRGHWSEWSEMVSWTTPTDDVKALPPTEDQHIKIQTGVISGIIAILAFLGIILTCFRYTPPMWKKVWVVVPDPEPFFKPLYKGHHGDFKSWLGPHYMPFPLLSSDGGSTFPEVLEIDDHRMKKLFLSKTSVPEKNQFCGLCGDVKVNPGMQCAQCSTSTTTTTTTDGSIKEEDRSTNDGYPSFNMSDHLLDHGSNPQSTVSLKFGLHEDFLRSNFNMLNLMSIPREEWELPESPSQEDNENVFYNVDNYNSMSPDSGNSGDFGYPRICLDMDTIDSGFVDSECGSPVDSDFGNGDIPTKPLNPDPYNGEDEISERNYVQQWVPTAR is encoded by the exons ATGATGAAGAACAAAAGTCGGGGTCCAGGAGCAGCGCTGATACTACTGGTGTGGGGGTGCATGGCAGCAATCT CTCAGTGCTGCCAGGATCTCCATTGCGTCATAGACTTCATTGACACGTTGGCATGTGAATATCGTGAAGACAAATCCTTGAACACCAGTGTTTCCCACACCATGTCTGCTAACTG GACTTTTGAAGAGTTATATGAAACGTGTATTCTGGTTGAGTGCGAGAAGAAACATGAGTACATTTGTAATATTGATATGGAAGACTTCTCCGTAGATGGCAATTGCACACTAACCATAACAACCAATATCAATGGACGATACCATTCAAATCAAATCTGCAAACTTTTCATGATAGGTCACCATT TCAAGCCAGTACCACCATTCAATCTCACAGTTTCTCTTTCTGAAAACTATAACATTTCCTGGGAAACTTACTATGATAACCATTTAATGAGAGGTGGGGAACTTGCCTATGAGTTGAGCTACAAGAAGGATGAAGAGTCATGGCTG GACCAAAAGACTATCCAGGTCCTTGAAGATGACAAAAATGTGGTTCTTCTGAGGTCATATTTTCAACCTAGTGAACAATATGTAGCCAGGATCCGAGCTCACCCTAGGAAAACATCTATATATCGTGGCCACTGGAGTGAATGGAGTGAGATGGTCTCGTGGACAACCCCAACAGATGATGTGAAGGCTTTACCTCCAACAGAAG ATCAACACATCAAAATCCAAACCGGAGTGATTTCAGGAATAATTGCCATATTGGCATTCCTGGGGATTATTCTGACATGTTTCCGATATACACCGCC catgtggaagaaggtgtggGTGGTGGTCCCTGACCCCGAGCCCTTTTTTAAGCCACTCTACAAAGGACATCACGGAGATTTTAAG agctGGTTGGGTCCTCACTACATGCCATTTCCACTACTATCTAGCGATGGAGGATCTACATTTCCAGAAGTTCTTGAAATCGACGACCACCGTATGAAAAAGCTGTTTCTTTCCAAGACAAGCGTACCTGAGAAGAACCAATTCTGTGGATTATGTGGGGATGTAAAGGTGAACCCTGGCATGCAATGTGCTCAGTGTAGCACCTCGACTACTACCACTACCACCACTGATGGTTCCATTAAAGAAGAAGACAGGAGTACAAATGATGGCTACCCTTCCTTTAACATGTCAGATCACCTCCTAGATCATGGATCAAATCCACAAAGTACAGTAAGCCTGAAGTTTGGTCTTCATGAAGATTTTCTAAGATCCAACTTTAATATGTTAAACCTGATGTCCATACCCCGAGAAGAATGGGAACTGCCGGAATCGCCTTCCCAAGAGGATAACGAGAATGTGTTTTATAATGTTGATAATTACAATTCAATGTCTCCCGACTCGGGAAATAGTGGCGACTTTGGCTATCCCAGGATATGCCTGGATATGGACACCATTGACAGTGGTTTTGTAGACTCTGAATGTGGAAGCCCTGTGGACAGTGATTTTGGAAATGGTGACATTCCAACAAAACCATTGAATCCAGATCCTTATAATGGAGAAGATGAAATAAGTGAAAGAAACTATGTCCAGCAGTGGGTGCCAACTGCCCGCTAA